A single Bufo bufo chromosome 6, aBufBuf1.1, whole genome shotgun sequence DNA region contains:
- the PTPN1 gene encoding tyrosine-protein phosphatase non-receptor type 1 isoform X2 yields MTFSLHLEIRHEASDFPCKVARLPENKSRNRYRDVSPFDHSRIKLHREDNDYINASLIKMDEAQRSYILTQGPLPNTCGHFWEMVWEQKSSGVVMLNRVVEKGSIKCAQYWPKKGEDCPMVFEDTNLKLTLLSEDIKSYYTIRVLQLENLSTQESREILHFHYTTWPDFGVPESPASFLNFLFKVRESGSLNPEHGPIVVHCSAGIGRSGTFCLADTCLLLMDRRKDPSSVDIKQVLLEMRKYRMGLIQTADQLRFSYLAVIEGAKFIMGDSSVQEQWKELSNEDMDPPPEHTPPPPRPPKRTSEILNGRMHDQPEFLSQQVVEEVIRLAINTVEESIPDGKAHLTSQPPVDSLRHDTELRRRNLGDQIPSSSDPKDTTKPDSAEDRNDSQEWKSWALNVCVFTVLTVGAILCYRVWYH; encoded by the exons GAAATCAGACATGAAGCCAGCGACTTTCCATGTAAAGTGGCCCGACTGCCCGAGAACAAGAGCCGCAACCGCTATAGAGACGTCAGCCCAT TTGACCACAGCCGGATAAAGCTGCATCGAGAGGACAATGATTATATTAATGCCAGTTTAATCAAGATGGACGAGGCTCAAAGGAGTTATATACTGactcag GGACCGCTACCCAACACTTGCGGACATTTTTGGGAGATGGTATGGGAACAGAAGAGCAGCGGGGTTGTCATGCTGAACAGAGTCGTTGAAAAGGGATCA ATAAAGTGTGCACAGTACTGGCCGAAGAAGGGGGAGGACTGCCCGATGGTATTTGAAGACACAAACTTGAAATTAACCCTACTTTCTGAAGACATCAAATCCTACTACACAATCCGAGTGCTGCAGCTGGAGAACCTCAGT ACACAGGAGAGCAGGGAGATCCTGCACTTTCATTACACCACGTGGCCAGACTTCGGTGTGCCAGAGTCTCCAGCGTCATTCCTCAACTTCTTGTTTAAAGTGCGAGAGTCAGGATCTCTGAATCCTGAGCATGGGCCCATTGTGGTGCACTGCAGCGCTGGCATTGGACGCTCAGGCACCTTCTGTCTGGCAGACACCTGTTTATTGCTG ATGGACAGGAGAAAAGATCCGTCCTCGGTGGACATTAAGCAGGTCTTATTGGAAATGAGAAAGTACAGAATGGGTCTCATCCAGACGGCGGATCAGCTGCGATTCTCCTACCTGGCAGTGATTGAGGGGGCCAAATTCATCATGGGGGATTCGTCAGTGCAG GAGCAATGGAAAGAATTGTCTAATGAGGATATGGACCCTCCTCCAGAGCACACCCCACCTCCACCCAGACCACCCAAACGCACCTCTGAAATCCTGAATGGGCGGATGCATGACCAGCCAGAGTTTTTATCTCAGCAGGTGGTGGAAGAGGTTATAAGACTGGCGATCAACACGGTGGAGGAGAGCATTCCCGATGGCAAAGCTCACCTGACCTCTCAGCCCCCTGTAGATAG CCTTCGTCATGACACTGAGCTGAGGAGGAGAAACTTGGGCGACCAGATCCCTTCTTCATCCGATCCCAAAGATACGACCAAACCGGATAGCGCAGAGGACAGAAACGACAGTCAGGAGTGGAAGTCATGGGCGCTAAATGTGTGCGTGTTCACAGTGCTAACTGTGGGGGCGATCCTCTGCTACAGGGTGTGGTACCATTAA
- the PTPN1 gene encoding tyrosine-protein phosphatase non-receptor type 1 isoform X1, producing MDIEREFQEADRNNSWNSVYQEIRHEASDFPCKVARLPENKSRNRYRDVSPFDHSRIKLHREDNDYINASLIKMDEAQRSYILTQGPLPNTCGHFWEMVWEQKSSGVVMLNRVVEKGSIKCAQYWPKKGEDCPMVFEDTNLKLTLLSEDIKSYYTIRVLQLENLSTQESREILHFHYTTWPDFGVPESPASFLNFLFKVRESGSLNPEHGPIVVHCSAGIGRSGTFCLADTCLLLMDRRKDPSSVDIKQVLLEMRKYRMGLIQTADQLRFSYLAVIEGAKFIMGDSSVQEQWKELSNEDMDPPPEHTPPPPRPPKRTSEILNGRMHDQPEFLSQQVVEEVIRLAINTVEESIPDGKAHLTSQPPVDSLRHDTELRRRNLGDQIPSSSDPKDTTKPDSAEDRNDSQEWKSWALNVCVFTVLTVGAILCYRVWYH from the exons GAAATCAGACATGAAGCCAGCGACTTTCCATGTAAAGTGGCCCGACTGCCCGAGAACAAGAGCCGCAACCGCTATAGAGACGTCAGCCCAT TTGACCACAGCCGGATAAAGCTGCATCGAGAGGACAATGATTATATTAATGCCAGTTTAATCAAGATGGACGAGGCTCAAAGGAGTTATATACTGactcag GGACCGCTACCCAACACTTGCGGACATTTTTGGGAGATGGTATGGGAACAGAAGAGCAGCGGGGTTGTCATGCTGAACAGAGTCGTTGAAAAGGGATCA ATAAAGTGTGCACAGTACTGGCCGAAGAAGGGGGAGGACTGCCCGATGGTATTTGAAGACACAAACTTGAAATTAACCCTACTTTCTGAAGACATCAAATCCTACTACACAATCCGAGTGCTGCAGCTGGAGAACCTCAGT ACACAGGAGAGCAGGGAGATCCTGCACTTTCATTACACCACGTGGCCAGACTTCGGTGTGCCAGAGTCTCCAGCGTCATTCCTCAACTTCTTGTTTAAAGTGCGAGAGTCAGGATCTCTGAATCCTGAGCATGGGCCCATTGTGGTGCACTGCAGCGCTGGCATTGGACGCTCAGGCACCTTCTGTCTGGCAGACACCTGTTTATTGCTG ATGGACAGGAGAAAAGATCCGTCCTCGGTGGACATTAAGCAGGTCTTATTGGAAATGAGAAAGTACAGAATGGGTCTCATCCAGACGGCGGATCAGCTGCGATTCTCCTACCTGGCAGTGATTGAGGGGGCCAAATTCATCATGGGGGATTCGTCAGTGCAG GAGCAATGGAAAGAATTGTCTAATGAGGATATGGACCCTCCTCCAGAGCACACCCCACCTCCACCCAGACCACCCAAACGCACCTCTGAAATCCTGAATGGGCGGATGCATGACCAGCCAGAGTTTTTATCTCAGCAGGTGGTGGAAGAGGTTATAAGACTGGCGATCAACACGGTGGAGGAGAGCATTCCCGATGGCAAAGCTCACCTGACCTCTCAGCCCCCTGTAGATAG CCTTCGTCATGACACTGAGCTGAGGAGGAGAAACTTGGGCGACCAGATCCCTTCTTCATCCGATCCCAAAGATACGACCAAACCGGATAGCGCAGAGGACAGAAACGACAGTCAGGAGTGGAAGTCATGGGCGCTAAATGTGTGCGTGTTCACAGTGCTAACTGTGGGGGCGATCCTCTGCTACAGGGTGTGGTACCATTAA